The following proteins are co-located in the Xanthocytophaga agilis genome:
- a CDS encoding efflux transporter outer membrane subunit, producing the protein MIKHSIYTLLAALLWLGVASCRITKEYKTPDLEVNADSLFRKTDADSTYQSAASDTTSMADIAWTSLFTDPNLQHLIKEGLDKNLDLKTAIQVIQESEASFLQSKSALLPTLQADINATKAKQSKAALNFPSSVNINLNTTTYKAQLSTSWEADIWGKLSSAKRASYATLLQSEAAKRAVQTQLIANIALNYYSLLALDKQLAITKQTLEKRIEDVDAMKALKESATVTGAAVVQSEANRYAAEVSIPDIKQSIRETENALSILLARAPGHIERSTLDAQQVQVDLKTGIATQLLKNRPDVQQAEYTFRASFENTNVARGYFYPSFTITGSGGLSTLKLENFFVSSVFYSLVGGLTQPIFARNQNKARLRIAKAQQLEAMYSFQQSLLVAGQEVSNALYSYQAAADKKISRAKQLEALEKSVEFTRALLQYSSETNYTDVLTSEQSLLAAQLSGINDNLQQLQAVVNLYRALGGGLK; encoded by the coding sequence ATGATAAAACATAGTATATATACCCTGCTGGCTGCCCTGTTATGGTTAGGGGTGGCTTCCTGCAGGATCACCAAAGAATACAAGACACCTGATCTGGAAGTAAATGCAGACAGCCTTTTTCGGAAAACAGATGCAGATTCCACCTATCAGAGTGCAGCGTCAGATACCACCTCTATGGCTGATATTGCCTGGACTTCTCTTTTTACAGATCCCAATCTGCAACATTTAATCAAAGAAGGACTGGACAAGAACCTGGATTTAAAAACAGCCATACAGGTTATTCAGGAGTCGGAAGCGAGTTTTTTGCAAAGTAAGTCAGCTTTGTTGCCCACATTGCAGGCAGATATAAATGCTACCAAAGCCAAACAGTCCAAAGCAGCATTGAACTTCCCTTCCAGTGTAAACATCAACCTGAATACTACTACCTACAAGGCACAGCTTTCTACCAGTTGGGAGGCGGATATATGGGGTAAATTGAGCAGTGCCAAACGGGCATCCTATGCTACGTTACTTCAAAGCGAAGCAGCCAAACGGGCAGTTCAGACACAGCTTATTGCCAACATTGCCCTAAACTATTATAGTCTGCTGGCTTTGGACAAGCAGCTGGCTATTACAAAGCAAACGCTGGAAAAACGGATTGAAGATGTGGATGCCATGAAAGCCCTGAAAGAATCAGCAACGGTTACAGGTGCAGCTGTAGTACAGAGTGAAGCCAACCGCTATGCAGCAGAGGTGTCGATTCCAGATATCAAACAAAGCATACGGGAAACCGAGAATGCATTAAGTATCCTGCTGGCAAGAGCACCCGGACATATCGAACGGTCTACGCTGGATGCACAGCAGGTACAGGTGGATCTGAAAACAGGTATTGCCACTCAATTGTTGAAAAACCGTCCGGATGTGCAACAAGCCGAATACACATTCAGAGCCTCGTTTGAAAACACCAATGTAGCAAGAGGTTATTTCTATCCATCGTTTACCATTACCGGTAGTGGTGGTCTGTCGACGTTAAAGCTGGAAAATTTCTTTGTTAGTTCGGTATTCTACAGCCTGGTAGGTGGACTTACCCAACCTATTTTTGCCCGGAATCAGAACAAGGCCCGCTTACGCATAGCTAAAGCTCAGCAGTTGGAGGCAATGTACAGCTTCCAGCAGTCTTTACTGGTAGCAGGTCAGGAAGTTTCCAATGCCCTGTATTCATACCAGGCGGCGGCTGACAAGAAAATCTCCCGTGCCAAACAACTGGAAGCACTCGAAAAGTCGGTAGAATTTACAAGAGCCTTGTTACAATACAGTTCCGAAACAAACTATACAGATGTACTTACGTCTGAGCAAAGTCTGTTAGCCGCTCAGTTGAGTGGCATCAATGACAACCTTCAGCAGTTGCAGGCGGTAGTAAATCTATACCGTGCCTTGGGTGGAGGATTGAAGTAA
- a CDS encoding helix-turn-helix domain-containing protein, which translates to MDNLHLDHSECKAILRPVRDALDILNGKWKLPIIVALTFGEKRFGEIAKEVNGITDRMLSKELRDLELNGLVTRIVHDTYPVKVTYSLTPHSQSLNEVIEALRKWGEIHRKNILQNA; encoded by the coding sequence ATGGACAATCTTCATTTGGATCATTCAGAATGCAAGGCGATTCTACGACCTGTACGGGATGCACTGGATATATTGAATGGAAAATGGAAGCTCCCCATTATTGTAGCACTAACGTTTGGAGAAAAACGGTTTGGAGAGATCGCCAAAGAAGTCAATGGGATTACAGATCGGATGTTATCTAAAGAACTCCGCGACCTGGAGTTAAACGGACTGGTAACCCGAATTGTACATGATACATATCCGGTTAAGGTGACTTATTCCTTAACACCTCATAGTCAGTCGCTCAATGAAGTGATTGAAGCCTTACGAAAATGGGGAGAGATTCATCGTAAAAATATTTTGCAAAATGCCTGA
- a CDS encoding GAF domain-containing protein, whose amino-acid sequence MFSLYKIRYKLLLTFFALVIASSFIGGISIYYSKQLSQYQKINNQIDHLRVLLLEARKFEKDFLIYDPVNSTFMKTGQSANLTGHKQALDSIRILLQDIAQNSHMSSMGIAASIMQIEEQEKQYQNYFYQLAEKTRQRGFKDTGLEGDMRKVAHDLENTSSINQTQLLTLRRHEKDFFIRKDVAYATKLHLTADLVLQSHLDPASVTALKKYVQIFDQIVALETEIGLKPDKGIKGSLKTSADAIEPQIASIQQQVYQQIENQTSASEGIIWTVVGMLLIGSVALGFYFSDSISRPIILLDQIAQSVVTGLKDQDKELEQIQSPDELGSLAKNFKQMLLTLKGSFQEVSAQNQKLVEASQEEKLRQWSAEGVAHFSNLLGQSYPTMEALCIEATSQIVKYLKANQAGLFLLNDSISDQPYLELVASYAYNRRKYQHKQIQPGEGLVGQAFLERDMIYMTDVPKDYVTITSGLGEALPRCILIMPIQLNETIVGILELATFQPFQPHELDFLKKIGERMATTFSALSNTEKTRLLLKQSQLLTEELRAQEEEMRQNMEEMLSTQEYYQRMETSLKQKEEKLEKQIQLLQNEKTEISTSENYFKNAYQQKEKELDELVKEMADLKLELESQKFKALPFKKTQHQL is encoded by the coding sequence ATGTTTTCGCTTTATAAGATTAGATACAAGCTGCTGCTTACCTTTTTCGCTTTAGTCATAGCATCCTCTTTTATTGGAGGAATATCCATTTATTATTCCAAACAACTTTCCCAGTATCAGAAAATAAATAATCAAATTGATCACCTGCGCGTTTTACTCCTAGAGGCGAGAAAGTTTGAAAAAGACTTTCTTATCTATGATCCTGTCAATAGCACTTTTATGAAAACAGGGCAAAGTGCGAATCTGACAGGACATAAACAGGCACTGGACTCTATTCGGATTTTGCTCCAGGATATAGCACAGAACAGTCATATGTCCTCTATGGGTATTGCAGCCAGCATTATGCAGATTGAAGAACAGGAAAAGCAATACCAGAACTACTTCTATCAACTGGCAGAGAAAACACGGCAGAGAGGATTTAAAGATACAGGCTTGGAAGGTGATATGCGTAAAGTGGCACATGATCTGGAAAATACATCTTCCATCAATCAGACTCAGCTACTTACCCTACGGCGACACGAAAAGGACTTCTTTATACGAAAAGATGTCGCTTATGCTACCAAATTGCATCTCACTGCCGATCTGGTGTTACAAAGTCATTTGGACCCTGCCTCTGTAACTGCCTTGAAAAAGTATGTACAAATCTTTGATCAGATTGTAGCCCTTGAAACAGAAATTGGTTTGAAACCAGATAAAGGCATAAAGGGCAGTTTGAAAACCAGTGCAGATGCCATTGAACCACAAATTGCCTCTATCCAGCAACAGGTATACCAGCAAATCGAGAATCAGACATCAGCTTCCGAAGGCATTATATGGACAGTAGTAGGTATGTTGCTTATAGGTTCGGTTGCACTGGGATTTTACTTCTCAGATTCCATTTCCAGACCTATCATTTTATTGGATCAGATTGCCCAGTCTGTCGTTACAGGACTGAAAGATCAGGATAAAGAGCTGGAACAAATACAGTCCCCGGATGAGTTAGGCAGCCTGGCTAAAAACTTTAAGCAGATGTTGTTAACCTTAAAAGGCAGCTTCCAGGAAGTTTCAGCACAAAACCAGAAGCTTGTGGAAGCCTCCCAGGAAGAAAAGCTACGTCAATGGAGTGCAGAAGGTGTGGCTCATTTCAGTAATCTGCTGGGACAATCGTATCCAACGATGGAAGCATTGTGTATAGAAGCGACTTCACAGATTGTAAAATACCTGAAAGCAAATCAGGCAGGTCTGTTTCTGCTTAATGACAGCATCTCAGATCAGCCTTACCTGGAATTAGTTGCTTCTTATGCCTATAACCGCCGGAAATATCAGCATAAGCAAATACAACCAGGAGAAGGATTGGTAGGACAAGCGTTTCTGGAACGAGACATGATCTATATGACAGATGTTCCCAAAGATTATGTCACGATTACCTCCGGATTAGGTGAAGCCCTGCCTCGCTGTATTCTGATTATGCCTATTCAACTCAATGAAACTATTGTAGGGATACTGGAACTGGCAACTTTCCAACCTTTCCAGCCTCATGAACTGGACTTTTTGAAAAAGATAGGAGAGCGAATGGCAACAACCTTTTCAGCACTGAGCAATACAGAAAAGACCCGATTATTACTGAAGCAGTCGCAATTGCTGACAGAAGAACTACGTGCTCAGGAAGAAGAAATGCGTCAGAATATGGAAGAGATGCTTTCTACTCAAGAATATTATCAACGCATGGAAACCAGTTTGAAACAAAAAGAAGAAAAACTCGAAAAACAGATACAACTTCTTCAAAACGAGAAAACGGAAATCAGTACTTCTGAAAACTATTTTAAGAACGCCTATCAACAGAAAGAAAAAGAACTGGACGAACTGGTCAAAGAAATGGCAGATCTTAAACTTGAATTGGAAAGTCAGAAATTCAAAGCATTGCCATTCAAAAAAACACAGCATCAACTATAA
- a CDS encoding HAMP domain-containing sensor histidine kinase, with protein MSFAFTSLRSKILVSYLAFVTLLFLIIWLSFSFYQKREQMALTINELNALRSLFLQATRQEKHFYAYDLTDTAFYRSEQCSSLTEYNQLVTSLTNRTVSLTQSEDAYRLAINTSLAVLNHSWNEYAKLFNATVNLCLKRGFKDYGQEGKMRDYAHALERTSINKVQLLTLRRYEKDYIIRKDTLYAFHFFCILQSLQSQYSKDAQVVELLKHYGESFRNLTQIDAELGLTPLLGKRGKILMMTQQLEKDLDTLIIKAELEAKRIRHELTISFLLIMGGAFVLCIILSFLFSYSITRPVNLLTQQVDQIAASRFESISSPLPVRSKDEVGTLTDHINQMLSQIQLHLEEVQASSELLTQQNGELHQYNQRLTVSELQLRQLNAVKDRFFAIISHDLRGPLVSLQNFMQLYEEDYTLFSVEELQLMKRRSITSINQMINLLDNLLSWALMQIDHIRYVPGKVDLSEVLNKNHELVMQSLEVKKIRFRLVIEDSIKLWADYNMVDFILRNLLSNAIKFTHPEGEVIIKVMADETTADITICDTGIGMDHHMLAKIMSSQDLSVDPVSTLGTLKEKGTGLGLIICQDFVRRNGGVLTFDSEPGKGTTATLKLNRYVKKRS; from the coding sequence ATGTCTTTTGCATTTACTTCACTTAGATCTAAAATCCTTGTAAGCTATCTCGCCTTTGTCACCCTATTATTTCTGATTATATGGTTAAGCTTTTCATTCTATCAGAAACGAGAGCAAATGGCTTTGACTATTAATGAGTTGAATGCTTTACGTAGCTTGTTTCTACAAGCTACACGACAGGAAAAACACTTCTATGCCTACGATCTTACTGATACTGCTTTTTATAGATCTGAACAATGTAGTTCACTAACAGAATATAATCAGCTTGTCACATCTCTTACAAATCGAACGGTCTCGCTGACGCAATCAGAAGATGCATACCGACTAGCTATTAACACCTCATTAGCCGTACTGAATCATTCGTGGAATGAATATGCAAAGCTTTTCAATGCTACAGTAAACCTATGTCTTAAACGTGGTTTCAAAGATTATGGGCAGGAAGGAAAGATGCGTGACTATGCCCATGCATTAGAACGGACTTCTATAAATAAGGTTCAGCTTTTGACACTCAGACGGTATGAGAAAGATTATATTATCCGGAAAGATACTCTATATGCATTTCATTTTTTCTGTATTTTGCAGTCTCTGCAGAGTCAATACTCAAAAGATGCACAGGTTGTAGAGTTGCTGAAGCATTATGGCGAATCATTTCGCAACCTAACTCAGATAGATGCAGAACTGGGATTAACTCCATTGCTTGGGAAGCGGGGCAAGATTCTGATGATGACTCAACAGCTGGAGAAAGATCTGGATACGCTAATTATAAAAGCGGAGCTGGAGGCCAAAAGAATTCGCCATGAGTTGACTATTTCTTTCCTGCTCATCATGGGAGGAGCATTTGTATTGTGCATAATTTTGAGTTTTCTTTTTTCATATTCCATTACCCGACCTGTCAATCTGCTTACGCAACAAGTAGATCAGATTGCAGCAAGCCGGTTTGAATCAATTTCTTCTCCACTGCCAGTACGTTCAAAAGATGAAGTAGGTACACTGACAGATCACATTAATCAGATGCTAAGTCAGATACAACTTCATTTGGAAGAGGTGCAGGCAAGCAGCGAATTACTGACACAGCAAAATGGAGAATTACACCAATACAATCAGCGGTTGACCGTTTCCGAACTCCAGTTGAGGCAGTTGAATGCTGTGAAAGATCGTTTCTTTGCTATCATCTCTCATGATTTGAGAGGACCACTAGTGTCTTTGCAAAACTTCATGCAATTGTATGAGGAAGATTATACTTTATTTTCGGTTGAAGAACTGCAGTTGATGAAGCGCCGTAGTATTACATCCATCAATCAGATGATTAACTTACTGGATAATCTGTTGAGTTGGGCTTTGATGCAAATAGACCACATCCGGTATGTGCCTGGTAAAGTAGATCTGTCAGAGGTACTGAATAAGAACCATGAACTGGTAATGCAGTCTCTTGAAGTAAAAAAGATCCGATTCCGGTTAGTGATAGAAGACTCAATTAAACTATGGGCCGATTATAATATGGTTGACTTTATCCTGCGAAATTTACTCTCAAACGCAATTAAGTTTACTCATCCGGAAGGAGAGGTTATCATAAAGGTAATGGCTGATGAGACTACTGCTGACATTACGATTTGTGATACAGGTATAGGAATGGATCATCATATGCTAGCTAAGATTATGTCATCACAGGATTTGTCTGTTGATCCAGTTTCTACATTGGGTACACTAAAAGAGAAAGGAACAGGGCTGGGATTGATTATCTGTCAGGATTTTGTTCGCCGAAATGGAGGAGTACTGACCTTTGATAGTGAACCAGGCAAAGGTACAACAGCAACACTGAAATTGAATCGTTATGTAAAAAAGAGGTCCTGA
- a CDS encoding pirin family protein — translation MTTSRKLVTIQTPAPHQGFLGKGHTARAVIDGNFIQSDPFVILMDDMLDKKDGEPAGGPHPHAGFETVSLLLEGEIGDTAHKMKGGDFQMMTAGSGVIHTETIDTETQLRLLQLWLILPKKDRWTTPRVQDLPAAHVPVAIEEGVLLKVYSGSLAGVTSPVKNYVPLIVADIHMQPNARTVQHIPVAYNAFIYVLEGSVKVGADGQTLHKNQVGWFDREDADSDSELIFESIEQGARFVLYAGLPQGDPIVSHGPFIGDTQDDIRRLYNEYWRGKMEHISEVEESQRMTW, via the coding sequence ATGACAACTAGCCGAAAATTAGTAACCATACAAACTCCTGCTCCTCATCAAGGCTTTTTAGGAAAAGGCCATACTGCAAGGGCCGTTATTGACGGTAACTTTATACAATCAGATCCATTTGTAATTTTGATGGATGATATGCTGGACAAGAAAGATGGAGAACCTGCTGGTGGTCCACATCCGCATGCAGGTTTTGAAACGGTTTCTTTGTTATTGGAAGGAGAGATCGGAGATACTGCCCATAAAATGAAAGGTGGAGACTTTCAGATGATGACAGCCGGAAGCGGTGTTATCCATACTGAGACCATTGATACAGAGACACAGCTGAGGCTTTTGCAACTATGGCTAATACTGCCTAAAAAAGATCGGTGGACTACACCTCGTGTACAGGATCTACCTGCTGCACATGTTCCGGTAGCGATAGAAGAAGGAGTGCTGCTCAAAGTATATAGCGGATCACTGGCTGGAGTAACATCTCCTGTTAAAAACTATGTTCCTTTGATAGTTGCCGATATACATATGCAACCCAATGCCAGAACTGTACAGCATATACCTGTGGCTTATAATGCATTTATCTATGTACTGGAAGGAAGTGTGAAAGTAGGGGCAGATGGACAGACTTTGCACAAAAATCAGGTAGGCTGGTTTGACAGAGAAGATGCAGATTCAGACAGTGAACTGATTTTTGAGTCAATAGAGCAGGGAGCTCGTTTTGTATTGTATGCAGGTCTTCCTCAGGGTGATCCTATTGTTTCGCATGGCCCGTTCATCGGAGATACACAGGATGATATTCGTCGCTTGTACAACGAATACTGGCGTGGTAAAATGGAACATATCTCTGAGGTAGAAGAATCTCAGCGTATGACGTGGTAA